The Mytilus galloprovincialis chromosome 11, xbMytGall1.hap1.1, whole genome shotgun sequence genome contains the following window.
TACGtactttaagggcatacgatacagttttgatcccgtatttacagtttgatgaaaatttcaatataggctattttttgcctgattaaatcaaatttgtaattaaaaatatacCTGCATgggctactttttgagttaaatggggtcgaaattttgtatatttgctaaaaAATCGGATTTGTGggcgtattttccctttcgatagatagccataacttttttgttttaaaagataaacacaaattgttttttgttaaataatatgtaatttctgtattttataagtatccaaaatttatgcattttttattcagaaataactcatattcatCAAAttgtcatgaattgagaaaaaaaaacccgtatttttttggctgtatatttatcaatattaaaaattacactatttacagttttataaaatttggtctacataatctccttgcaaaatgaaacaaaatgtcgttttaaaaaataggggtccatgcactcgttttcaaattaaatcagtttgaatgataaaaatcagtcgacaAGTGCATCTTTttccgatatgtcacagtttgacgtcgcgaaaataacattttatgttagcaacgtcattacctcccctttAACTGTAGCGTATGCCCTTAAAGGTactttgtatttattattataaatatttgtaataagTTAAGTTGGAAAATAGTTAGAAGATTTTTAGTTGGAAAATAGTTGGAGAATGACAGAAAGATTACGCGAACTACGATCACGTGAAGGCATTAATTACAAGTCTTTAAATGTATATGGACTGCCAGCGGCGTTGAATATGATAGTTCCCTTGTAAGGATCTTAGACAAGGTGGTGGCAAAGGTTATGGATTCTGAAGAAGAACTAGAACAGTTACGCAAGCAGAACACTCAAGATAGTATACAGAAGAAGATAGATGAGGAGGAAGCAGTTTTGGAAAGACAATAGAAGAAGTAGAAAAAGGTGTTAAAGGCAATGAAAGATAACCATTCAGGTAGCTATAGATTGCTTACACTGAAGCTCGCTATTCATAGAGTCAGAAGATTTACAAAGAAGTAACATATTATTTGGATCGTCAGTAGGATATTTACAAGAAGGTATCGTATTGATTTCTTGAGTTTCGTCAGTCTTACACAAAGTATGTCAATTTGTGGGCCTGATTTATTACTATTCTAGTATTGCTTTATCTGTTGTTATTGTTAGgttttttttcggttttttttcggattttttgttttgtttcgcgTGTTATTTTTGTAGGGCTTGCAATTTTGTATACTCTTTGTCATGTATATGtatgaattatttgtttaatGAATTAGTTCAATAATGTTTGGCCAAAATACAAGttttatttatgttgtttttttattctgATCCTGAGATAATTATCTTTctacaaatcatttgaaaatctCATTTACTCTTTTTTATCGTCCACTGCGTTTTTCATAACAAATGGGAAACGTACATTGTATTTACTCATTTAGTACTTTTTGttcaaggttccgtgttgaaggccttacttatcttattgcttttttttataaatgttgacttggatggagagttgtatcatttgcaCTAAAACAACATCTTCTGATTTATATTTAGGTCATGcaatatttagtttttcaaaaGAGGGAaggtcaaactcatagattgaaaataaactgacaacgccatggctaaaaataaaaagacaaacagaaaaaaatagtacagaagacacatcatagaaaattcTATAGACTAAGTAACACGGACCCCACCAGAAACTGGGGGTAATATCATGTGCTCCAGAAGAGTAAGCAGatgctgctccacatgtggcacccttcgtgttgcctatgttattacaaatccggtacaAAGTCGGTTTTGAAATATGTACTTATTGTAGACATCTGGGCGActtgtttttgtaattatttgAAGCAAAATCAGAACAAACACTTTTCAAATGCTTTTCATCTCATTCAACCAAATGAACTTGCACTGAACATATAGCCaaaactagaaattaaaaaaaacaacagaaaatggGGTATGTAAAGGCAActgtagtttaccgctgttcaaaagtcataaatcgattgagagaaaacaaattcagtTTACacattgccaatgtgacaactctccactagagaccagaTGAAACAGAAAATCAATCATTTGCCATGAAAACTTGTTCGTAATTTTTACATTTGTGTCATAATGTTGGAGTTATAAAGTGTTACATACAAATAGTTGTTTTTTGCATTAGGCAATGTATTACGTTTATATAATATCATTAAAGTACCAATGTGTCTGCACTGGATGCAGGTTTAATCTGTATTGAAACATTTATTCAGCTGATCATTTCCAATGTCTCAACGCTCTCAAATGTTTTCTgtaatttttcaatcatttaagcAATTTGGAAGATACACTTTATGCACATAACAACCTATCCTATTCTTTTCAAATATACAAACACgttttatatatacacatttttaataatgaaatattaGAGAAGATAACCCGTAAAATAGCTCCAATCGCCATGTATTGTTTCCGATCCTCGGCCTGGGTAATGACGAACTTTGACAACATCTCCCTTGTGCAGATATATTACGGCATTCATCGATCCTGCAATTGCTCCACCGCGTTGTGCATGCCCTTTCGATATTTCGCTGCTGTTCTTTACAATTTGAAGATGTACATTTGTACCTGTCTGTAGAAATGTACAGGCAAAGAAGTATATTCCATTAAAGGGTGCTGTGAAATGACCCGTGTGATGGTTATATGCTTTACCGATATTGGTTATCACGTGATCAAAAATTACAGTCTGTGTCGAACCAAGGGTTACATGTGGAGTCAATTTTGCATGAAAGGCAACTTTATTGGAAGGAATCGCTGAACctgctctttaaaaaaaattaatggttGTATCTACTTCTGATGCATACATTTCTGATTCACATtaagtctaaattaaaaaaaataaagatgcaTAATTGTTAATGTATTACGATGTAAGtcttcttttttgaatttttgaaaaataatggaTTAACGATGGTATTCATTTCTGATGCATACATGTCTTATTCACATCAagtctaaattttaaaaaaaatgcatacttGTAAATGTATTTAGATGTAGGTCTTcttttatgaattacaattatatGATATCTACTCTACtcttgaattgtttttatatatttcagtgtTATTGGAATGTGTCTTATTATATATCTAAATTTACATAAAGTAATTTTAACAAAAGATTGTTTTGTtacacattatttaaaaaattacaactgggaaattttattgtaaaaacttAAACTTGGTCAGTCTCTCAATAATCACATTTTCAATATTGTTTAGTGACCATATGCATAactttttgttttacttctttaAAACATTTAACTTACTCTCTCCAAGAAGTCTGTTGGTTCTCTGAAGAGTATCAATTGCTTCTAATAATGCTGCTTTTGCTTTACCTACAAAAtgtacaataaactcatcatagataccaggattgacattttatatttgcGTCAGACCTtcattttgtctataaaaatttcaccagtgacgctcaaatcgaataAATTTGAAAAGGCCAAATCAAGTACGAAGCAAGAGCTTTTATGACTATAATTCCGAAAATAAAATTCCACATCCCATCCAGCTAGAGGTTAGCTTTGATTTTTGTGAATACAATATAAAGAAACTTTATCTGTACTATTTATAATTAAGACCCGttgcaaataaaaacaatgtttcaGAGCTATGACCATCAAAGATGAGTGCTGTAGCAGGAGGAAATTCCAATCGAACATGTTAGCATATCATTATGTTCAAATAGTGCGAAAATAATTAATCTTTAACGAGACAAACATCTTTCAAATCACATAAATATGTAATATAGAAGACTACGATTTTCCGATTAATAATTTAGGAAGAACTCATACGTTATAtgtaagataagataagaaaatttattttaattcggGTTACATGAAATACTTCAAGCATAAGCTCTGTAAAGCTTTTTGTCGAcattaataacaaaaacaacacaTACAATATTTAGACATATAGGACAGATACAGCatacacaatatacaatataaTGACAGCTACATTATAAGCAAAgttcatatatataaatcaagCACAAGCAGGTAAAGCACTAAACTAGATTATAAGCACATACACAgcagacaaataaataagatgaacTAGTTCTAAAAGTCAGGCCCATTGTCGTCATATTGACATGAAAAACAcgtatatttttattatgtagaGACACGCAGCTTCGACTACTTACCAATTTTTCGGCAACAGTCATCTCCACCATAAACATATGTAATACTTATGCATTTAATAAACAATAGGCTAATAAATATGTACTtcatttttgctttaaaattatttCCGTATTAACAAACTGGTCAGTACAACATGAATCTGTAACCATTTGGTAATGTGTTATTTCATTACCTATCATATTATCACAGAAATTATCAGACACCATAATGATCATATTGCGTgctaacaaatgaaaataaacataatacaaaacaaaagtgCACGCTAGTTTTTTTAGATTGCAACATTTGTTGAACAGATTTTGTATGCTGTATATGTCAGATAGTCAAAGGTAAATTAACAAGACACAAATTATAATTATATGGTGCCCTGTATCTGCCATGGACATCAATCTGAGTTGACATAATTAATCTTTATAAGTCAACAAAAATCAGATATTTTGACCACTTATCAGGATTCTATCTCCAcaagtcattattttttttttcacaatttagcTAGGTcattggtgaaaaaaataatcagttatTTATCGTATACCGTATTTATGCTAAATAAAGAATAGTCGTGATAGAAGTTTAATGTATTCTTCGTATTTGGCTGATAGACATCCGGTCGTATCAAATTCAAATACTTTTTCAGACTTATCTTCATTGAAAGCAGGTGTACATCAAGGGTCAGTTTTATGTCCTatattattcttaatatttattaatGGTTTGCCTTTATGTAACCCTAATCATAATACAGATCTTTTTGCTGATGATAGCACTATTTTCGTAATTGGAAACGTCATAAGGTATATAACTcaatttggtgaaaatatttGTCGTTGGGTTGATGAAAACAAGATGTTAGTTAATGTTTCCAAAACTAAGACAATGTGAATaggtttgaaataaaaaaattctatcatGTGCAATGACACATTAAATATATCCATTAATACCCAACAAATTAATGATTTCACTGTGAAAAGGTCCTTTGTATGTTTGTTGATACCACTTATGgtatgataaaataaatcatattatcTATAAAGTTAATTCTTAATAGTAAACAATCGTAAAATACTCGACTTTCATCATTggataattttattgtccctaaatcaaatacagaattatacaaatcaagtttttcttttagtggtcCAAAAGTGTAGAATTCACTATCCAGTGAAATTAAAGAATCAAAAGTAAATCTGCATTCAAATACTCTTTCAAGTCAATGTAAAGTGTGAAATTTATAGGTTAAGAAACAATGTATACTATAGGTGTTTTATGTTGCTGTTATATTTTGTTAATCTTCatctattgtttacatgtgtgtaatagtagataaattatgttttattcatatagTTGTTATTGTATGTAGAGAgctttatataaaatttgtttcatccaattttttttttataaatattattatcattattattatcgcGATATGGGTATTGCGAGTAATAGGATACACTATCATGGATTGTTGAGATTTATCTCGAGTTTTTTTCGAAATTTGAATTCAAGGTAGTTCTATTTGTTTAAAAACATGAAACTTCTATCATTACTATTATTTATGACGAAAAAACCATGATAACCGGTTTATTATCTCGACCAGTTAGAAAACATTTCAAGAACAATTCTGAAAATAGTTCATGACTTGACGAGATACAACAGAAGTTGTCAAAATACCAATCCTGTGTTAACTCACTGAGAAAAATCATGTTAACCCAATATTATCTCGATGGCAGAAATTGACTTCCATAACAATCATAGTGTggctttgaaaaaaaaacattgaatcaTGCTGCACTCCTCAGTTGTATGTATTTTCGCATTTTGGCCCGTACACATTGTATAATGTAAAATGTACTGTGCAGTAAATTCATGTTGGATAGCTGAAAATGTATATAGCCCTGAAAATGGGTTAAGATTAACATCCTTATTGTTCAACATAAATGTATGTATTattggctgtttctgtattgcaGTCTTCATTTGTAAATCCATACAATACATTGAAGGACGTACGGTAACCTAACCATGTTAACTtccgtgtcatttggtctctgaaaGATAGTCGGCTAATTCGCAATCAAAAATTATCTTctgtttttatattgatattacaTAGTATGGTTTCGAATTGACTTGATACAGTTTTGTCATTACTTGAAATATTACGAAATAActaaaccacatcatgtaatgaaacaactacattacattatgtcacatacacatcaagttatgttaaaaccacattgccTAATGACATAACcacattaaataatggtgaaaccacatcgagtaatggcAGAACCATATTAAGGAATGACAGAACCATAttaagtaatgacaaaactatattaattcaatacgaaaccatatcatgtaatatcaaaatatcaatatgtaatgactattccatattgagttatatatCAAAACATTATTACGCAATTCCAAAATCATATTATGTAAAGAAAAACTATCATCAAGTAATAATAGAACAGCATAtcgtaatatcagagttccacataagacagctgtggcggtCCATACACGTGGTTGTCCAACATGCCGATGAAGATGTAAGTTATATATGATAGTAAACAAATGTTTCTCTTACAAATCACGATGTATTGTTTAATGTGTACATGTCATACTGCTTTAGAGTACTGGATTGGAATAGTACTATACCCTTATTCTTATTCTTAGTCCGTATGTAAAGTTATAGGTATAAAATAATGCGATACCAAAACTACTTGTATGCACACATTTATTCTTCGTAAGTGCTCCTAGAAATCATAGCAGTTACCCAATATTAGCAAGTGTTGTAAAATTATGACAAAAGGGGCAAGCGAAACAGCTTAAACAATCTAAAATTTGCAACATGTTTGCACTAGTATGTCATTTGCTCTTAATATGATGAATTTGGTATTCACCCTCAGCATATATGTGGTGCATGCAGGGCAGACATATTTTGACCCCGTttaaccgttagttttctcaattgaatcgTGTATACATGTTTTTTCTCATGTCAGGGCCTTTAATAACCGATTTAAGGTATGCGTTTTGCCATTTGTTGAACGCAGTATGGTGTCCCAAAATTACGTACATCTGCTTCATTAGAGCTTTAGTgggcagttgtctcattggcaatcatactacattttcttatttttatattgaaacatgTATTTTTAGAATGTCATTTGATATTACTATTACTATGGTTGCATGCATAAACGTGTTATTCgccacaaaatttttttttgtaattggtgAACACGGTTATGTTAAAAGTATAATTCGCCTCCTCATTTATGGTGTTAAGTTTGAAACGTATGTTTCATAGTGTGTCTTTCGCCTcgttatatgtttaaaataaatacatgtttgtTTTAGCGTATTTTGTTCCCCCTATTATGACAATATGGTCGAAACGTGTTAGTTAATGTGTTTCACTTTTCTCAGTTTGTAATATATTAAACTAGTATGCCTTAATGTGTCAATTGTTCTCATTGTGGTAAGATCATAAATATACGATTATAACGTGTAAGTTTATACGTATGTCGTTTTTCACATTGTGTAAATATGGTCGGAACGTGTATGTCAAAGTGTGTCATTTGCCttattatttatgattatttagtTTGAAACGTGCATACCATACTATGTCATTCGCCTTATTATTGTAGTTTGGTCCGGACATGTATGTTTTAGTGTGTCATTTGTTCTCATTATTGTTATATGCAGTCAGggttctacttcgtcaaaattatctccccattacgccagttcattttcacaatcgtataAATGGAAGCCATattagggatgacgcgctgccaattttcctcttggaaaccgataaatttatccacattgcaccattacgatatTTATAtgtcaattgtattttaaaagacaaatgtatcaactagcaaATGAGCATCAGTtcatgatcttgtctgcattgatacaacttaaaactattgtctgatcggttgtgaggtggaattttcaaaaattcctaaaaattaaaaaaaaaatctaattaattaTTGTGtggactagatttttttagtggttgaaaactataaaccctagttatcacacataaaaaaaaataatttttcgaagatatgcattttcatcatcctacttgaaagactgtcgtcaagtacttttagttaaaaaaaaatagctattcgaacacacgtactctgtttttgtgattcattagataggtacaaaatatatttcacttgacccatatatttcatcttttagcactgtgatttttttatgttataaagtcaacctgtagctttgatatataaaagtaATAGAATCTTAAGCgtgacgatgtatgaaatattcttgctttgtacgatatcaagacaaaatgttcaactcaaacacgccctaacataaaaggtgcactcgattttctcttttcgatacaattgttaacCTTTTTTTGGAAtgttttcttgagtcacataatggaagggcaaacacgaaaattactgaactcatTGATtaatatgttttccgtccgtggtaattttttttaaatcagaggtTATGCaatttctacatccaacttgaaagatacccatgtcgtcgacttgatatctaattgttctgcttaactttGTTAtcgataaattgaaaacttatgcaaatggtgtttttaaaataaaacacaatgtaattgagaagaaaattgttattttatttgtttttattaacttttaaaatttttgtcactatagtaaacattacagtaagcatttatcgccttctctaacaaagagcttcgattcttttgttctatttcaaccgggtttccgactgtatgGTTGAAACATAAGTGACATTCAATCTTAGCAAACATGTGGTGAATGAAGCTGCACGGAATATATTTTCCCTTTCATAAACATGATCTCAATATGATTTCACCTAATTTGTATTACTATTAgattgaaatatgaaaaactcGCATGCACAACGATGCAATTAATACAGATTGACATGGCTATGTTTTCTTAGAGTCCCTCTATCAGGTGTACGCAATTGCAAATATTTTTCATTCGTGTGGGCTTATATTCTTCAATGTTTTTTTAGTAGTAGGATATCCAAGAAATTAGAGGTCAGACATAGGATATCCTATAATTAAAAATCCAGAATGTGATAGAGACCGAGAGTCAAGAGTGTTCAATCCAAATTTTGATTGAATATCATCACTGAACATTTAATGTGCATGATCACTAGTCggtttacataattgtttttgtaCATACTGGATCTGGAAACTCTATAACACACCTCAGTATATGTTGTACTGGAAGTCTTAATGTATCAGAATAAGGGACCTTCAAATTTGGTATTTGTTTAAATTCGTGTTTGTCCATCCTATTTTATGCTGTGAAGTGTATGGTTTTGGGCCATTTTTTATTGTGTCGTATTTCTTCCTTCTTTTTAGCCATAATGGAATGtgtctgtttttattttgcttttgattATTAGCATTGGTATATTTTATTTCTCCTTCTTTTGCTTAAGAAACCGATATCGATATTGGAATGTCAGTGTCAGCTGGAATGTGAAGCTGCTGAAGGTTACTTAACGATATTTGCTGTGTCTACAGCACTCCTTGATACTATCGATTATAGTCACATATGAAATATCTCTCTGAATCAGCATCATTACTATATGAACATGGGTACATTTTCAATAACATATTTGCATATCTGTGTTCAAACTTCACAAATGTCAATAGATTTTCTAAACATTAACAGACAAAAAAGGAAATATGCTGTTTCATTTACCGATATAACAACGTAACGACAAATAAATACCACGCACCTACATTTTCGTTACTTAttgtttttttcccatttttttacACTGCTTTTCCTCATAGTCCTTTTTACGGTCTAGCTTGTATGATGTAAGGTTCCCAAAGAAGAAGAAAATTTACGCAAACTTTTAATAAATTCTTTTAAACGGGCACTAGCAGTCAAAtttatgttcaccgatttgactcaaattataaaatttgattttacaccaatgtgaaacatttatcaaaattataaaaaatctacAACAAACCATTTACATGGCATGAGCTCGAGAATAAGAAGTTCCTTTGATGTATATTTTAGTATCTGTATTACAATATTTTTCTTGTAGATTACACTATCATGTTTCAAGTGCAATGTTGACATtcctttcattaaaaaaattatacaccATAAATCCATGCAAtatcaatctctagctaggggttaactcAATGtgcacatgaatacggatttaatgaggttgagattttcacttgcaagtgaataaaacattatcaatgtttctaTAACTAAACTGGCTACTAAAAGCAAATTATAActtcataatttaattttaattattgattgatcctaaaaaaaaatatagtttatattttttaataatctcGTACCTAGTGACCCTAAAGATACACATATTTTGTAGGTTGTTAGTTTTACTGTAGAATCACATTATAGAAAATCACAGTTATGTTGTCCAAACTTTAAAATGAGATATCATCAAtgtaattaaaggcaacagtagtataccgctgttcgaaactcataaatcgatagaaaataacaaatccgtgtaacaaactaaaagtgagggaaacgcattaacgTGCATTGATCTTGTGAATAAACTTATTGTTAAAGATTAGTGAAATAATAACAACGTAGTAAAAATCGGTGaatttttaatcatttcaaacatttatttCGCTTTTGATAGATTAAAACATATCGGAATACATATGTGTTCATTTATTAATAGTTATCATTTGGTACCATGTCGATACTGGTAACGTGTAGTTTGACATTTTATAACGTCATGTGTTTCTAAGTATGATTATGAAGTTTTGATACTAAATCCGAaagatgtgtactgattgattcTATAATCTAAATTGGATAGTATATATTAGATTGtctgtttttctcgtttgaattatttcacattttcctTGTTGAAATACTTTACAGCaggtatgttttgtttttaaggaTATTCATGACCTATACATATACAATATagtaggaagatgtgatatgattgcaaacaAGGTAACTATCTACAAAAGGTATAATGATGTGGATGTATGCAATCAAAGGAAACCATAAAGCCTTCAGCAATCGAAAAACACGCATACCATATACATTGTATAGTCGGCTAGAAAAGGCCCCATCATTAAAATATGAGACAATtatattgaaagaaaacaaacgCTTTTACTTATAAGAAAATAATtcacggaaaacaaatatgacagacatgaatcaGCACAAATGATATGGAGTTAAACATATTTGAAGCGCTATTTCTCACCCAACCTGCCAAAGTGTAATAACAAttaaacataagaacaaactatcaaAAACAgtttgaaatggcttaactcatcagatcggtGCAGAGtagtaaacatgtaaaaatacccattcattatagcttgctgttcggtgtgagacatGCCTCTGTGTTGAAGGCAATTCTCTGACCTGTAATTGTGAtatattttacacattttgacttggacagagagttgtctcattggaattcTACAGACCAGACATGGTTGTGTTTTTAAACATTCCTTAAcccaacaaaaacacaaataacaTATCTAATAGCATTCGCAGATACGGACCACTAGTTAAACGCAAATAACAACTAAATAATAAGATTTAtctacatgtaagactaaaacaTTCAACATGcaatgattggtttttttttatatcttttgagcTCCTTTTGAAAGGATAGTTATCCTATCAACAAAAATTCTGCCTTCTTCTCATATTTTGAATACCCAATAACAGTCAACAAAATCATATTAGTGTCTTAAAATTATTCGATAACTGAAATatacaatgtaaaaacaaatctaaaatcccaatttgaaaaacgGAATCTTTATAACAATGTGTTTTCTGTAACATGTAtatcatgattttgtttttaagataTGATTTATCAGTTTCATGCTGTGGTGGTTAATGTTATCTTTTGTATGTTGCATTCAAAGTCAATCAGTTCTTTTATTCACCGTTGTTTTTATAGCTATGCATTCTAATGAAGTAcgtataaaaatgtataaagttTTTTAAAGCGATATGATCTCGCCAGAAAACTTTGTTTGTGTTTAAAGGAAATGAAAAGATTCAATAAGCTGTCTAACTGTGAAGCTGTCaagtgtttttattttcaaagagcGTTTCTGAGAAACCCTTAAGACACAAATCTTTGAATTCTATAAAATACGCAAAAGTacttttatatacaaatttttaataaagaaatattaaagaaGATAACCCGTAAAGAAGCTCCAACCGCCACTTATAGTTTCCGATCCTCGGCCTGGATAATGACGCACTTTGACAACATCTCCCTTGTGCAGATATATTACGGCATTCATCGATCCTGCAATTCCTCCACCACTTCGTGCATACCCTTTCGATATATCGCTACTGTTCTGTACAATTTGAAGATGTAAAGATCCTCCTGTCTGTAGAAATGTACAGGCAAAGACGTATATTCCATTTAAAGTA
Protein-coding sequences here:
- the LOC143050833 gene encoding complement C1q subcomponent subunit B-like is translated as MRHIKTHNNHILGKAKAALLEAIDTLWNINKLLGDSTPIPSSKIAFHARLTPDVNLGSTQTVIFDHVITNIGKAYNKHTGHFTATLNGIYVFACTFLQTGGSLHLQIVQNSSDISKGYARSGGGIAGSMNAVIYLHKGDVVKVRHYPGRGSETISGGWSFFTGYLL
- the LOC143052432 gene encoding heavy metal-binding protein HIP-like: MKYIFISLLFIKCISITYVYGGDDCCRKIGKAKAALLEAIDTLQRTNRLLGETGSAIPSNKVAFHAKLTPHVTLGSTQTVIFDHVITNIGKAYNHHTGHFTAPFNGIYFFACTFLQTGTNVHLQIVKNSSEISKGHAQRGGAIAGSMNAVIYLHKGDVVKVRHYPGRGSETIHGDWSYFTGYLL